The following are encoded together in the Planctobacterium marinum genome:
- a CDS encoding ATP-binding protein produces MKRNSTINHTIVFCFGTLLAAIANYFPIDFFTGSQLILGNIVVVALTLLLGLRYGLLACIISGSVTWLNWQHFYVLLPFIGEVCFTAWAREKNKNAFLYGIRYWLSIGWVIVAIQYFSFSDYFAITKFAITVKYVVNGVVNVMFGYILAYLCRPYIVSSWRESINFSRIIAIAIFISLTSGLLLNTFYWLKRYQSESLTYLQEELRLESEIAASDLQDYLNEHVKALQLAAKFNHNDNSQWLASLNHLGVNYPDILTLLATNTQGDITATYPESLMATVTKNDAAFSVADRPYFYEVKRTNQPYVSDVFQGRGFGNDPIVALSVPQSDDSGFVGIAEASLNLTRFASLDRKKMNPEQELLILDGKSRVIFASNKALYPFLKNVSDSLILDFLENRPFYSFVNENGSYQLAESSLVEGAGWRVISILPRSHYDQKIAVDLVWSLSILALVLLLCFWGVEKLARLISQPIVGFSRALAKISDSGDFQSLKEIKTNSNVEEFQQIVPIVRRFASKLQTSLEELETVSKRAVLANKELEELNRSLEDVVYEQTSELKIALKEAQQANKTKSEFLATMSHEIRTPMNGVLGMLELLELTPLNQEQISRLRVARSSAESLLSLINDILDFSKVDAGKIEFEHIEFDMVKLLSDVTEAMAVTAVNKNNQLAMAAHQLKHDWVLGDPGRIRQVLTNILGNANKFTDDGDVYVIASSESEDGIAKFTITIQDSGIGIPEDKLKTLFDPFTQADASTTRKFGGTGLGLSISKKLCQMMGGDIRVESEIGKGSSFIIEMPLTMAKSPEEGLDLSLLYERVIYLHDKVKSPFLLEYVSSLNGKVLATKPAMLEKALAKVRELAQSELGLLILVDELTITEQIVETLTFAHNRGDQLVLLSSIAATKSSRTVLPFEVDRCVKPITPINFKNAVLGIESIHAEDEPGMSQQIDVSGKRALLVEDNPINQDIAIYMLQELNQSVEVANNGLEAIEKLNNSPVRYDYVLMDCQMPVMDGFEATRKIREGGAGERYLDVPIIALTANAMKGDKEKCLAAGMTDYLSKPISLDALKAKIWTVAEHAEVWDEF; encoded by the coding sequence GTGAAAAGAAATTCCACCATTAACCATACAATCGTTTTTTGCTTCGGCACTCTGCTGGCGGCAATCGCCAACTATTTTCCCATCGACTTTTTCACCGGCTCGCAGCTTATCCTTGGCAATATTGTTGTTGTTGCATTAACCCTGTTATTGGGGCTGCGTTATGGCCTGCTGGCTTGTATTATTTCCGGCTCTGTTACCTGGCTTAACTGGCAACACTTTTACGTTTTATTGCCTTTTATCGGTGAAGTTTGCTTTACGGCTTGGGCAAGAGAGAAAAACAAAAATGCCTTTTTGTACGGTATTCGCTATTGGTTATCCATTGGCTGGGTCATAGTTGCCATTCAGTATTTTAGTTTCAGTGATTATTTCGCCATAACCAAATTCGCTATTACGGTTAAGTATGTGGTCAATGGGGTTGTGAATGTCATGTTTGGTTACATTCTGGCATATTTGTGTCGCCCTTATATTGTGAGCAGTTGGCGGGAATCTATCAACTTTAGTCGCATTATCGCCATTGCAATATTCATTTCCCTAACCAGTGGCTTGCTGCTCAATACTTTTTATTGGTTGAAGCGTTACCAGTCAGAGTCATTGACCTATCTACAAGAGGAGCTGCGCCTTGAAAGTGAGATCGCCGCTTCGGATCTACAAGATTATCTGAATGAACATGTTAAAGCCTTGCAACTGGCAGCAAAGTTTAATCACAACGATAACAGCCAATGGTTAGCGTCGTTAAATCATCTTGGAGTGAATTACCCAGATATACTGACTTTATTGGCAACTAATACACAAGGAGATATTACGGCGACTTATCCTGAATCGCTGATGGCAACGGTGACTAAAAATGATGCGGCATTCAGTGTTGCTGACCGACCATATTTTTATGAAGTTAAACGGACAAATCAGCCGTATGTGTCGGATGTATTTCAAGGGCGGGGTTTTGGCAATGATCCCATCGTCGCGCTATCGGTGCCACAATCAGATGACTCTGGATTTGTGGGTATAGCTGAAGCCTCTTTAAATTTAACGCGGTTTGCCAGTCTGGACAGAAAGAAAATGAATCCGGAGCAGGAGTTGCTTATTCTGGATGGTAAGTCACGAGTAATTTTTGCCTCTAACAAGGCGCTCTATCCCTTTCTTAAAAATGTGTCTGACTCCCTTATCTTGGATTTTCTTGAAAACCGGCCATTTTACTCCTTTGTCAATGAAAATGGTTCCTATCAATTGGCTGAGAGTAGTCTGGTAGAAGGTGCTGGCTGGCGAGTGATTAGTATTTTGCCCCGCAGTCATTACGATCAAAAGATTGCGGTGGATTTAGTGTGGTCATTGTCAATCTTAGCGCTGGTCTTACTGTTGTGTTTTTGGGGAGTGGAAAAGTTGGCGCGATTAATTAGCCAACCTATTGTTGGCTTTTCCAGAGCGCTGGCAAAAATCAGTGATTCGGGCGATTTCCAAAGCTTGAAGGAGATCAAAACCAACTCTAATGTGGAGGAGTTCCAGCAAATTGTGCCCATCGTCAGACGATTTGCCAGTAAATTGCAAACTAGTTTGGAAGAACTGGAGACCGTCAGCAAAAGAGCGGTGTTGGCCAACAAGGAACTCGAGGAGCTCAATAGAAGTCTTGAAGATGTGGTCTATGAACAAACCAGTGAACTCAAAATTGCTTTAAAAGAAGCTCAGCAAGCGAATAAAACTAAATCTGAGTTTCTTGCCACAATGAGTCATGAGATTCGAACCCCGATGAATGGTGTGCTGGGTATGCTGGAGTTATTAGAGCTTACCCCTTTAAATCAAGAGCAAATAAGTCGCTTGCGAGTTGCACGCTCTAGCGCGGAATCACTCCTTAGCTTGATTAACGACATCTTAGACTTTTCTAAGGTGGACGCCGGTAAAATCGAATTCGAACACATTGAGTTTGATATGGTGAAGCTGCTGAGCGATGTCACTGAAGCAATGGCTGTTACTGCAGTAAACAAAAACAACCAATTGGCGATGGCTGCACACCAGCTAAAACACGATTGGGTGTTAGGCGATCCTGGCAGGATCCGGCAGGTGCTAACCAATATTTTGGGTAACGCCAACAAATTCACGGATGATGGAGACGTCTATGTTATTGCATCCAGTGAAAGCGAGGATGGTATTGCCAAGTTTACTATCACAATACAAGATAGTGGCATAGGGATCCCCGAAGATAAGTTGAAAACGCTTTTTGACCCATTCACTCAAGCTGATGCCAGTACCACACGTAAATTTGGCGGCACAGGCCTTGGACTTTCTATTTCTAAAAAGCTGTGTCAGATGATGGGCGGTGATATCCGCGTAGAAAGCGAAATTGGTAAAGGCAGCAGCTTTATTATTGAGATGCCTTTAACGATGGCAAAATCACCTGAAGAGGGACTGGACTTATCGTTACTCTATGAGCGAGTTATTTATCTCCACGATAAGGTGAAGTCGCCATTTTTGTTGGAATATGTCAGCTCTCTCAATGGCAAAGTTTTGGCGACAAAACCAGCCATGCTGGAAAAAGCACTGGCAAAAGTCAGAGAGCTTGCGCAGAGTGAACTAGGGTTGCTCATCCTGGTTGACGAACTGACAATTACTGAACAAATTGTTGAGACACTCACGTTCGCTCATAATCGTGGTGATCAACTGGTGCTACTCAGTTCCATTGCCGCGACTAAGTCTTCCAGAACAGTATTGCCATTCGAAGTAGACAGGTGTGTTAAACCCATAACCCCTATTAATTTTAAAAATGCGGTCCTTGGTATAGAAAGTATTCATGCTGAAGATGAACCCGGAATGAGCCAGCAGATTGATGTATCCGGTAAACGAGCTCTATTGGTGGAGGATAATCCTATCAATCAAGATATTGCCATATACATGTTGCAGGAGCTCAATCAGTCTGTGGAAGTGGCTAACAATGGCCTGGAGGCCATTGAGAAACTGAATAACTCTCCTGTGCGCTACGACTATGTGCTGATGGATTGTCAAATGCCCGTAATGGATGGTTTTGAAGCAACGCGTAAGATAAGAGAAGGCGGCGCAGGAGAGCGCTATCTTGACGTGCCTATCATTGCCCTGACCGCGAATGCGATGAAGGGAGACAAAGAGAAATGTCTCGCTGCTGGCATGACGGACTACCTGTCAAAACCTATCTCACTGGACGCCTTAAAAGCTAAAATCTGGACGGTGGCAGAGCATGCTGAAGTATGGGATGAATTTTAA
- a CDS encoding winged helix-turn-helix domain-containing protein: MVASLDGNALIHLTSAGVELDQKQQLVVVNGKILKLPFLSFKVLQQLFLNAPHAVSIDELINLCWSGQVVADETVVQRIALLRKSLSSAGIAEDCIENRRGEGYRWVYEVVELPKKKHKNHTTIIAPGALALMVLVVYVVFQPFKDNIDTLAFESESLQKAHQYRQQFNERSLQHAAELYSELLVVHPDNVAALAGQAMTLAHQVSKFAADDSLLDIAAQNAQYALELAPDDPFVLQAKGLVQDVSGDISGALHFYREALQYSDSELSLYGDIAYLLTIRGELVEAADYHLRSLQGNHEFRYSQLALWYDLLGMTANAELWFEQAVLLNPHNLTEQFAYVDWLIKQQRFQHAQTQLEQIASWSEKSCLSYLYQTVLAIQAGTQVSKSQLHNFCRDKQPEYFLALLWISLQTAQTPEQISHQMRIIEFKQWHWPNDFLLLALSDYALSGEAYPDYLEQAVGAGYRDSEKLSFLMQNGLLPDNQHTREILKELRISQAEALNELRALSVFEQLQSISQSRQ, from the coding sequence ATGGTTGCTAGTCTGGACGGGAACGCACTAATTCATTTGACTTCTGCGGGTGTTGAACTTGATCAAAAACAACAGCTTGTTGTGGTAAACGGTAAGATTTTAAAGTTACCGTTTTTGAGCTTCAAAGTGTTACAGCAATTATTTCTCAACGCCCCTCATGCTGTTTCCATTGATGAGCTGATAAACCTGTGCTGGTCTGGTCAGGTAGTGGCAGACGAAACGGTGGTGCAGCGCATTGCTTTACTAAGGAAGTCGTTGAGCAGTGCAGGGATTGCTGAAGACTGCATCGAAAACCGTCGTGGCGAGGGATATCGCTGGGTGTATGAAGTTGTTGAGTTACCAAAGAAAAAGCACAAAAATCACACCACTATTATCGCCCCAGGGGCGTTAGCATTAATGGTTTTGGTGGTTTATGTGGTTTTTCAACCTTTCAAAGACAACATCGATACTTTAGCGTTTGAATCTGAATCATTGCAAAAAGCACATCAATATCGGCAGCAGTTTAATGAACGCTCGTTGCAGCATGCCGCAGAACTTTATAGCGAACTATTAGTGGTGCACCCAGACAATGTAGCGGCTTTGGCGGGCCAGGCTATGACCCTGGCACATCAGGTATCCAAGTTTGCAGCCGATGATTCTTTATTGGATATAGCGGCACAGAATGCTCAATATGCACTTGAGCTGGCACCAGATGACCCGTTTGTGCTGCAGGCAAAAGGATTAGTGCAGGATGTCTCTGGAGATATATCAGGGGCGTTACACTTTTATCGAGAAGCATTGCAATACAGCGATAGTGAACTATCGCTTTACGGTGATATTGCTTATTTGCTGACAATCCGCGGTGAGCTCGTGGAAGCTGCTGACTATCATTTACGCAGTTTACAGGGCAACCACGAGTTTCGATATTCGCAACTTGCACTGTGGTATGATTTGCTCGGAATGACCGCTAATGCAGAGCTTTGGTTTGAGCAGGCTGTTTTATTAAATCCCCACAACCTTACTGAGCAATTTGCTTATGTTGATTGGCTTATCAAGCAACAGCGATTTCAGCATGCGCAGACCCAGTTAGAGCAAATTGCCTCGTGGTCAGAGAAGTCTTGTTTAAGTTACCTGTACCAGACAGTTTTAGCCATACAAGCTGGCACACAGGTTTCTAAAAGTCAGCTACACAATTTTTGTCGCGACAAACAACCAGAGTATTTCCTGGCACTACTTTGGATAAGCCTGCAAACTGCGCAGACGCCAGAGCAAATTTCGCATCAAATGCGCATAATTGAATTTAAACAGTGGCACTGGCCCAATGACTTTTTACTACTTGCACTGAGCGATTATGCATTGTCTGGAGAAGCCTATCCCGACTACCTGGAGCAAGCCGTGGGGGCCGGATATCGCGATAGTGAGAAGCTAAGCTTTCTTATGCAGAACGGGCTTCTACCTGATAACCAACACACCAGGGAAATTTTAAAAGAACTGCGGATAAGTCAAGCTGAGGCCCTCAATGAGCTCAGGGCTTTATCGGTTTTTGAACAGTTGCAGTCGATTAGTCAGAGTCGTCAGTGA
- a CDS encoding serine hydrolase domain-containing protein, whose amino-acid sequence MNKLRLILLCLISFNAYTTTTNQSPQTELEQKLSNNYFKQITSILVQVNGQLIYEHYGSQINANSLHDIRSASKTFTSLAVGLATDSGLLASEHTKIMPHLSPYQVQQHDFKGKREMTYANLLTMNPPMECNDWNSFSEGNEERMYLRADWTEFMLNLPERGIPPWEPKLAERFNQIAFSYCTGGVFLVGKALENVTGERTDIYLREHLFEKMKIDSLRWHYSPKGHAQTGGGVRITSRDLIKIGQLLLDRGIWKGEQLLSQQWIEKMMQPRADIDTERHVQYGYLLWIYQFNLESRTITAWAASGNGGNYLWIVPSIGLTAVITSTAFNQPYMHRQSQEIFSDYLLKLSPLVTDDSD is encoded by the coding sequence ATGAACAAACTTCGACTAATATTACTGTGCTTGATTTCGTTTAATGCTTATACAACAACGACCAATCAGTCTCCACAAACAGAACTTGAGCAAAAGCTCAGCAACAACTATTTCAAACAAATTACCAGTATCCTGGTTCAGGTTAATGGGCAACTGATTTATGAGCACTATGGCAGTCAAATAAATGCCAATAGCCTGCATGATATCCGCTCTGCCAGTAAGACCTTTACCTCCTTGGCGGTGGGACTGGCCACTGACAGCGGTTTACTGGCTTCTGAGCACACAAAAATAATGCCGCATTTATCTCCTTATCAAGTGCAACAACATGATTTTAAAGGCAAGCGAGAAATGACATATGCAAATTTATTGACCATGAACCCGCCCATGGAGTGCAACGACTGGAACAGCTTTTCAGAGGGCAATGAGGAGCGCATGTATTTGCGGGCTGACTGGACGGAGTTTATGCTCAACTTGCCTGAAAGAGGCATTCCCCCTTGGGAGCCAAAATTAGCAGAGCGTTTTAATCAAATAGCTTTCTCTTATTGTACAGGCGGTGTATTTCTGGTGGGTAAAGCCCTGGAAAATGTCACTGGCGAACGAACTGACATTTATCTCCGAGAGCATCTGTTTGAAAAAATGAAAATCGACAGCTTGCGTTGGCACTACTCGCCTAAAGGGCACGCCCAAACAGGGGGTGGCGTGCGTATTACATCTCGAGATCTGATTAAAATTGGACAATTACTGCTCGACCGGGGCATTTGGAAAGGCGAACAACTGCTTTCTCAACAATGGATTGAGAAAATGATGCAGCCACGTGCTGACATCGATACCGAGCGCCATGTCCAATATGGTTATTTACTCTGGATATATCAGTTTAATTTAGAAAGCAGAACTATAACGGCATGGGCTGCATCAGGCAACGGGGGAAACTATTTGTGGATTGTGCCCTCAATAGGTCTTACCGCAGTAATCACCAGCACGGCATTCAATCAACCCTACATGCACCGACAGAGCCAAGAGATTTTTAGCGACTATTTGCTCAAGTTGTCACCTCTTGTCACTGACGACTCTGACTAA
- a CDS encoding DUF3080 family protein, giving the protein MKSVEHWSSVSAQITNRFIRKQKAPTFIRLTALACLWLGLAACTQKPWLHSTLEDYQSRLANILEIEPPSLITPNIISTTPKQVFSPQGSAEPLNIKLREFYNLPECGIKPIIAERNTTLGKLQAPSQRYLYEVRLLAALYRCMMMVDDEPQQEQRSIINRKEQVVVQSWHNLLYNSDEINSARFSSSTHFDEQEDHRSAIQNWQSLLRFSPEELKGKRFQLSDANSLETLLQSISKFKTPAKLRNDMRLLISTLPQITIYLETNMTQLNCLTNPGDKIKAEYLRNVFNLFFIQEIQPQAGKINDWYFQLSVTFEELGFTEHEDNTLNKSLHNDFVSSIKDHVAQWQVFFERCDIVPRN; this is encoded by the coding sequence ATGAAATCAGTAGAACATTGGAGCTCAGTGTCAGCTCAGATAACGAACAGATTTATTAGAAAACAAAAAGCGCCAACCTTTATTCGTTTAACAGCACTTGCATGCCTGTGGCTGGGCTTGGCTGCATGCACTCAAAAGCCTTGGTTACATAGCACCTTAGAGGACTACCAGTCCAGGCTCGCTAATATCCTGGAAATAGAGCCGCCCTCATTAATTACTCCGAACATAATCAGTACAACACCGAAGCAAGTTTTTTCACCACAGGGCAGTGCCGAGCCACTGAACATAAAACTAAGAGAATTTTACAACTTACCCGAGTGTGGTATTAAACCCATTATTGCAGAGCGCAACACGACTCTTGGAAAACTGCAGGCACCATCACAACGTTATTTGTATGAAGTTCGTCTATTGGCTGCATTGTATCGTTGTATGATGATGGTGGATGATGAGCCGCAGCAGGAACAGCGTTCAATAATCAACCGTAAAGAGCAAGTCGTAGTGCAGAGTTGGCACAATCTGCTTTATAACAGCGATGAAATAAACAGCGCCCGTTTTAGTAGTTCGACTCATTTCGATGAACAAGAAGACCACCGCTCAGCCATCCAAAACTGGCAGTCTCTGTTGAGATTCTCACCGGAAGAATTGAAAGGTAAACGTTTTCAATTGTCTGATGCAAACTCGCTGGAAACCCTATTGCAATCTATCAGTAAATTCAAAACTCCAGCCAAATTGCGCAACGACATGCGGCTACTCATCTCCACCCTACCCCAAATCACAATTTACCTGGAGACGAATATGACGCAACTCAATTGTTTAACCAATCCCGGTGACAAAATTAAAGCGGAGTATTTACGCAATGTTTTCAACTTATTCTTTATACAGGAAATCCAGCCTCAAGCAGGCAAAATAAACGACTGGTATTTTCAACTCTCTGTGACTTTTGAGGAGTTGGGTTTTACTGAGCATGAAGACAACACGCTAAACAAATCACTACACAATGATTTTGTCTCCTCAATAAAGGACCACGTGGCGCAGTGGCAGGTATTTTTTGAGCGCTGTGATATAGTGCCACGCAACTGA
- a CDS encoding CPXCG motif-containing cysteine-rich protein, with the protein MFNDHTLKHTDINCPHCGHPVHLDLDCSNGDQDYIEDCANCCNPIHLNLHLNEISRTLELSVSSDNEQIY; encoded by the coding sequence ATGTTTAACGACCATACATTAAAACACACCGACATAAACTGCCCTCACTGTGGGCATCCCGTTCACCTTGATTTAGATTGCAGCAATGGTGACCAGGACTATATTGAAGATTGTGCAAATTGCTGTAACCCTATTCATTTAAACTTGCATTTAAATGAAATCAGTAGAACATTGGAGCTCAGTGTCAGCTCAGATAACGAACAGATTTATTAG
- a CDS encoding fructosamine kinase family protein → MWHFISEKISDCIHHDFICDDIREVSGGDSHRAFKISDGRKRFFVKIDDQSSQSHFEAEARSLALLQQAADVKIPKVICSGIANENSYLVLEHLSLSDGESTDWYEMGKQLAKLHLHTEQHYGCHFNNYIGRTVQVNPWTDDWAGFFSDFRIAKLLQLMASQGIHFVDIDKAREQIYTLLKGYQPKASLLHGDLWRGNVAFFKHAPVIFDPASYFGDRETDLAMSELFGTFPKPFYQGYEAVWPLPEGYQQRKPIYQLYHILNHALMFGGHYVDSAKATLKQIQKH, encoded by the coding sequence ATGTGGCACTTTATTAGTGAAAAGATTAGTGACTGCATCCATCATGACTTCATCTGTGACGACATAAGAGAAGTATCCGGTGGAGATTCTCATCGCGCCTTCAAAATCTCCGATGGCCGTAAGCGCTTCTTTGTAAAAATTGACGACCAATCATCTCAATCCCATTTCGAAGCCGAAGCTAGAAGTCTGGCTCTTTTGCAACAAGCTGCTGATGTCAAAATCCCCAAGGTCATCTGTAGCGGCATAGCCAATGAAAATAGTTATCTGGTATTAGAGCATCTCAGCTTAAGCGATGGTGAGAGCACAGACTGGTACGAAATGGGCAAACAACTGGCTAAACTGCACCTGCACACTGAGCAACACTATGGTTGTCACTTCAATAATTACATTGGTAGAACGGTCCAGGTTAACCCTTGGACTGACGACTGGGCTGGATTTTTCAGCGACTTCAGAATTGCTAAATTATTGCAGCTAATGGCAAGCCAGGGGATCCATTTTGTAGACATTGATAAAGCCAGGGAGCAAATCTATACCCTATTGAAAGGTTACCAACCCAAAGCCTCACTTTTACACGGTGATTTGTGGCGGGGTAATGTGGCCTTTTTCAAACATGCGCCGGTCATTTTTGATCCAGCCAGTTATTTTGGAGACAGGGAAACCGATCTTGCCATGAGCGAGTTATTCGGCACATTTCCCAAACCATTTTATCAGGGGTACGAGGCGGTATGGCCGCTACCAGAGGGTTACCAACAGCGCAAACCCATATATCAGCTGTACCATATTTTGAACCATGCCCTGATGTTTGGCGGCCATTATGTGGACTCAGCAAAGGCAACATTAAAACAAATACAAAAGCACTAA
- the thrS gene encoding threonine--tRNA ligase, translating into MPVITLPDGSQRQFDNPLSILDVANDIGPGLAKATIAGAINGELADASDMITEDADLRIITAKDDEGLEIIRHSCAHLLGHAIKQLWPDTKMAIGPVIDNGFYYDVDMEHSLSQEDLDKLEKRMLELAKTNYDVIKKKVDWQTARDTFESRGESYKTTILDENIEKDDKPGLYHHEEYIDMCRGPHVPNMRFCHNFKIMKVAGAYWRGDSDNKMLQRIYGTAWADKKQLKGYLKRLEEAEKRDHRKIGKALDLWHWQEEAPGMVFWHNDGWAIYKELEKYVREMLVDYVYDEVKGPLMMDRSLWEKSGHWDKYAENMFTTQSENREYAVKPMNCPGHVQIFNQGLKSYRDLPLRMAEFGSCHRNEPSGALHGLMRVRGFTQDDAHIFCTEEQILDEVSGCIKMVYEAYKTFGFENIVVKLSTRPEKRVGDDEMWDKAEKGLADALSANGIEYEVLPGEGAFYGPKIEFTLYDCLERAWQCGTIQLDFSMPGRLGSTYVAEDGERKVPVMIHRAILGSLERFIGILTEEYAGQYPTWLSPTQAIVLNITDNQADYVKKVTEKLQKHGIRAKSDLRNEKIGFKIREHTIRRVPYMLVIGDKEVEAGEVAVRTRKGEDLGKFAIDDFISKISEEIHQKKIC; encoded by the coding sequence ATGCCAGTTATTACTCTTCCCGACGGAAGTCAGCGTCAATTTGATAATCCACTTTCTATTTTAGATGTCGCTAACGATATCGGTCCCGGTTTAGCCAAAGCCACCATTGCAGGTGCTATTAACGGTGAACTGGCTGATGCCAGCGATATGATCACCGAAGACGCGGATTTGCGCATAATTACCGCCAAAGATGACGAAGGTTTAGAAATCATCCGTCACTCTTGTGCACACTTATTGGGGCATGCGATTAAGCAATTGTGGCCAGATACAAAAATGGCGATTGGCCCGGTTATCGACAACGGTTTTTATTACGATGTGGATATGGAGCATTCTCTGAGCCAGGAAGACCTGGACAAACTCGAAAAGAGAATGCTGGAGCTGGCCAAAACCAATTACGACGTCATCAAGAAAAAAGTTGACTGGCAAACTGCAAGAGACACGTTTGAAAGTCGCGGTGAAAGTTACAAAACCACGATACTTGATGAGAACATCGAAAAAGATGACAAGCCTGGCTTGTATCACCACGAAGAATACATCGATATGTGTCGTGGCCCGCACGTGCCCAATATGCGCTTTTGTCATAACTTCAAAATAATGAAGGTAGCAGGGGCCTATTGGCGCGGCGATAGCGACAATAAGATGCTGCAACGTATTTATGGCACCGCCTGGGCTGATAAAAAGCAATTAAAGGGCTATTTGAAGCGTTTAGAAGAAGCTGAAAAGCGCGACCACCGTAAAATCGGTAAAGCGCTGGATTTGTGGCACTGGCAAGAAGAAGCGCCAGGCATGGTGTTCTGGCACAACGATGGTTGGGCCATCTACAAAGAATTAGAAAAGTATGTTCGCGAGATGTTGGTGGACTACGTTTATGACGAGGTTAAAGGTCCATTAATGATGGATCGCTCTTTGTGGGAAAAATCTGGTCACTGGGATAAATATGCAGAAAACATGTTTACCACCCAATCAGAAAACCGTGAATACGCTGTTAAGCCCATGAACTGTCCGGGTCACGTACAAATCTTTAATCAGGGCTTAAAGTCTTACCGTGACTTGCCACTGCGTATGGCGGAATTTGGAAGCTGTCACCGCAACGAGCCTTCTGGCGCCTTACATGGTTTGATGCGCGTACGCGGCTTTACCCAAGATGATGCTCACATCTTCTGTACTGAAGAGCAGATCCTGGATGAAGTGAGCGGTTGTATCAAAATGGTGTACGAAGCCTATAAAACCTTCGGCTTTGAAAACATTGTGGTGAAGTTGTCTACTCGTCCTGAAAAGCGCGTCGGCGATGATGAAATGTGGGACAAAGCGGAAAAAGGCCTGGCAGATGCGTTGAGCGCAAACGGCATCGAATACGAAGTGCTTCCAGGTGAAGGGGCTTTCTACGGACCTAAGATTGAATTTACTTTGTACGATTGTCTGGAAAGGGCATGGCAGTGCGGTACTATCCAGTTAGATTTCTCCATGCCTGGCCGTTTGGGCTCAACTTATGTGGCTGAAGATGGCGAGCGCAAAGTACCAGTGATGATTCACCGTGCTATTTTGGGTTCACTGGAGCGTTTTATCGGAATTTTGACCGAAGAATACGCTGGCCAGTATCCCACCTGGTTGTCTCCGACACAGGCGATTGTATTGAATATTACCGATAATCAAGCGGATTATGTGAAAAAAGTGACTGAAAAGTTACAAAAACATGGAATTAGAGCCAAGTCTGACTTGAGAAATGAGAAGATAGGCTTTAAAATCCGCGAGCACACAATAAGGCGTGTTCCTTACATGCTGGTTATTGGTGATAAAGAGGTGGAAGCTGGAGAAGTAGCTGTCCGCACTCGAAAAGGTGAAGATTTGGGTAAATTTGCAATTGATGACTTCATCAGCAAAATATCCGAAGAAATACACCAGAAAAAGATTTGCTAA
- the infC gene encoding translation initiation factor IF-3, which yields MKRGNNRADSSKERINNEITAHEVRLIGADGSQAGIVSLNEALDKAAEANLDLVEISPNAEPPVCKVMDYGKFIFEKSKAQKEQKKKQKQIQVKEIKFRPGTDVGDYQVKLRNLRRFLEGGDKAKVTIRFRGREMAHQEIGIDLLNRVKTDLEDIAVCESFPNRVEGRQMIMVLAPKK from the coding sequence ATTAAAAGAGGTAACAATAGAGCGGACAGCAGTAAAGAACGTATTAATAACGAAATTACTGCACATGAAGTTCGTCTGATTGGAGCTGACGGAAGTCAGGCGGGGATAGTTTCCCTTAACGAAGCTTTGGATAAAGCTGCGGAAGCTAATTTGGATTTGGTTGAAATCAGTCCAAATGCTGAGCCGCCTGTCTGTAAAGTAATGGATTACGGGAAGTTTATCTTCGAGAAAAGTAAAGCTCAGAAAGAGCAAAAGAAAAAGCAGAAACAAATTCAGGTCAAGGAGATTAAATTTCGCCCTGGCACTGATGTAGGCGACTACCAGGTAAAACTGCGCAACCTGCGTCGCTTTTTAGAAGGTGGTGACAAGGCTAAAGTAACTATCCGTTTTCGCGGACGTGAAATGGCCCACCAGGAGATCGGAATCGACCTTTTGAATCGGGTTAAAACCGATTTAGAAGATATCGCCGTGTGCGAGTCCTTCCCCAATAGGGTGGAAGGTCGTCAGATGATCATGGTGTTAGCACCTAAAAAGTAG
- the rpmI gene encoding 50S ribosomal protein L35, with product MPKIKTNRGAAKRFRKTASGRFKSKQSHLRHILTKKSSKRKRHLRGKKLAHDADTALIQRMLPYV from the coding sequence ATGCCCAAAATTAAAACTAATCGCGGTGCCGCGAAGCGTTTTAGAAAAACCGCTTCTGGCCGCTTTAAAAGCAAACAGTCTCACCTGCGTCACATTCTGACTAAGAAGAGCTCTAAGCGTAAACGTCACTTGCGTGGCAAAAAGCTAGCTCATGATGCAGATACTGCGTTGATCCAACGCATGTTACCTTACGTGTAA